A single genomic interval of Bos indicus isolate NIAB-ARS_2022 breed Sahiwal x Tharparkar chromosome 5, NIAB-ARS_B.indTharparkar_mat_pri_1.0, whole genome shotgun sequence harbors:
- the MED21 gene encoding mediator of RNA polymerase II transcription subunit 21 isoform X1 — protein MADRLTQLQDAVNSLADQFCNAIGVLQQCGPPASFSNIQTAINKDQPANPTEEYAQLFAALIARTAKDIDVLIDSLPSEESTAALQAASLYKLEEENHEAATSLEDVVYRGDMLLEKIQSALADIAQSQLKTRSGTHSQSLPDS, from the exons CTTGCAGATCAGTTTTGTAATGCCATTGGAGTGCTGCAGCAGTGtggccctcctgcctcctttAGTAATATTCAGACAGCCATTAACAAAGATCAGCCGGCTAACCCTACAGAAG AATATGCCCAGCTTTTTGCAGCGCTGATTGCACGAACAGCAAAAGACATTGATGTTCTGATAGATTCCTTACCCAGTGAAGAATCTACAGCTGCTTTACAG GCTGCTAGCTTATATAAGCTGGAAGAGGAAAACCACGAGGCTGCTACCAGTCTGGAGGATGTTGTCTACCGAGGGGACATGCTTCTGGAAAAGATACAGAGCGCACTTGCTGATATTGCACAGTCCCAGCTGAAGACGAGAAGCGGCACCCATAGCCAGTCTCTTCCAGACTCATAG